Part of the Triticum urartu cultivar G1812 chromosome 2, Tu2.1, whole genome shotgun sequence genome, CAGAATGATTAGCTAAAATGAATGTGAAATGTGAATAAGCCAATTCATTCTATTAGCCCTGTTTGTGTAGAACAGAATAGAATAACAATTTGTCTATTCTTTTATTAATGGTTTTCTACCAAAAAGCATTGTACTCTGCACCTGTATGGGTTCAGGAAATTGCAACCAGGACACATTCAAAATTTCAAAGTATTACCCAAATTGCCACATGTAACGAGGGTTAAGCCAAAAGGCTCTTTGTGACAGGTTTCTTTCCGACGAGCCATTAGATCATACCTGAAAATAGTTGCATGACCACAGCAGCAAGCTTCAACATAATTATTCAGCCGTAGATCAGCAAGACAAAGTTGGCTAACGCTGCTCGACCACCAAGGATAGAGTCCGGATGTCTTATATTGTGAGAAAATCACACTTCACCAACAGCTAGCTGCAGAACATGATTTTTACTCCATACTCCATTTGTATGTGTATATTTCTACTACTCCATTTGTATGATCACTCTCTGATACTCCATAATCCATAATAATCCCAAGAGAAGAGAAGCGAAGAGAAGAGAGCAAGAGTAGAGAAGAGAAGAgtaagagaagagaagagaattCTTTGCACTGCTCCTCTTCCTACTCCAAGAACTACTCCTACTCTTAACAGAAATAAATTAAGTTAATTAACTTAAAAAAGATTTTTCAGTTAATTAACAGGAGTAGTTCTAAGGTGCAGAGTAGTTTAGTTAATTAACTATTCCTACTCCTAAATTTAATTTACTGAAGAGAAGAGAAGTGAGTAGAGGAGAAGTGAAGAACACTAAATTCCTACACTAAATTACTCAAGCCTTGCTAAATAGCAAATCCTATACTCCAGCACATAAAAGTTCCTACAGAGCAAGCAATTGGCTTTCTTCCAATTAGCTTGATACTCCACAGATTAGGTTGCAGCAAAAATGCACTACAGAGCAAACAATTACTCCAAACAAGCACCATTGATCAGCATCCTACTCCTGAAAACAAGCACTATTTGCACTTACAAATTCGGTGTGAATTACTGTACAGTAACACTGATCATGGGAGTACAAATTCGGTGTGAATTACTGGACACCTCCTTTACACAGAACAGTTTGCAACAATGCTAATAACTAGCTGGCACTTAAAAAAATCCATGGATTCAACCCAACTAAGCTTGAGTGTGTGATTGTTTACCAGTGGTAACCATCTTGACCATTTTTGGCTGGCTGGTAATAGCATTTGTTTTATTTTGTGGACACAAAAACAACCCTAGCCACACAAAAAACAATAGGGAATATACAttcttttttccttttgtttttgaggGGAGAAATATGCATTCTGTTGGATGGCTTCCGTGACTAAACCTGATTTTCAACACCTTTGAACAAAGTCATGGTATAAATAAAGAGAATGAAAGAAAATATCTGAATATGACAACTACTCCAGTAAAACATAGTGAAAGTGCAATTAAACTACTGTGCTGAATTTGGTTCATAGATACCCGCAAGATTTAGGATTCTCAAACAGAATAAAACCCACAAGATTTATTCAGCACAAATAACCCAGTAAATTCCTACACTACTAAACAAGAGCAGTACACTACTGCTGCACTTGCTACTCCAGTAATTGGAAGCAATACTCCAATACTGTTGTATTGGAAGCAATGCTGCAGTAGTTCAAGCAGTACTTCGGTACTGTAGTTCAGTGGAGTAGCTGTAAAGAATTAACACTAAGCATCAGCAAGTTGTACAGAATTAACAAAATTAAGAAAGCATCAGCAAGTTAACAAGCTACTGAAAAACTACTGCAATCAAAACAGTACTGCAAAATTAAAATTCAAAATTTGCAAAATTTTGTAAACTGAATTTTTTGCCAAGGAAACAAATTTCACCTAAGAGCTACTGCAAGCAGGTCTACTTGCTTTTGGGGTGTTTTTGCACAACCTGTTTGTCTGCCATGCAAGAATGTGTGCTAAACCAATCTGTCTAAAGCAAGCAAGCACCAAACAATTTGCCTGCTAAACCTGTCTGCTCCAATCTGTTTGTTGAAGTCTACTTGCACAAATCCGTCTGCTGCTACTtgctccaagaacaagaagagaagagaagagcaGCAATCTTGCACAAATCTGTCCGCTACTGCTTGCACAAATGTCTACAAGGTCTACTGCTCCAAGCAAGCAAGCAGAGCAAGAGAAGATGACAGGAGAAGGGGAAAAAAGAGACCTTTTTACTCCGGCGAGCTCCTTGCTGAGCTCCTCCACCTGCATCTTTGCCTTGAGCGCGTAGCCGTCGGCGGACACGGGGTCTCCGCGCTTCCACCCTGGCGGCACCCAGTACGGGTCGGCGCCGACCTCCCGGCGCAGGGCCGCGAGCTCGTCCGGCTCGAGCCAGTACTCCATGGCGCCGTCGGCGTTGTGGCAGCGGCGGATGCGCTCGGCCTCCTCCGTGGCGCCACCGGCGTGCTTGAGGACGTGGTCCAGGCACACCACCGCGACGGCCTCCTCCCCATCTCCCGCCTCCGTCGCCAGATCCAGAGTAGGCGCATCAAAGCTTGACCTCGGATGTGGGGTGGGGTGCGAGTGGACGACGGGTGTGAGTGGAGGCGGAAGAAAGATGGCGGCGACGGGGAGAGATGGTGGCCTCCTGGCCGATGTGGTGGGTGGCCGGCGAGCTGGGTGAGGTGGTGGCCGGCGAGGTGGTCGAGGTGGTGGCAGAAGAGAGGCGAAGGGGAGAGAGGGCGACGAGAGCAAGAGTGAGTGGACAGCGACGAACGGCGCGAGGGTAAAATGGAAAAGTGCGTTAATTTCGTAACGTGGCTGAACTTGTACTGGAGTTGTCCAACGACAATTATTTCGAAACAGAGGGAATACAAACTAAGAACTTACATACATGAAGAGAACTACATACAACAGCCTAACTATAGAACCTATGAAGGTAAAAGCAGAAATAAAGATAGCTATTAATATGATAGATAGTGCCTTAAAGCATGTGCAACAAAGCATTACGTACTACAACCACTCACACTTGCTCCATAACaaacccatgaacacgacgcccCTAACAAGACCGTCTGGCTCAATGCTAACAAGAGATACATGACCAGCTtaataaaaaaggagaaaatcaAGGGAAATGTAAGAAACGAAAGAACCTCGAATCATACACAAACAATATGATAATACCATGCATACATCTAGGAAGAGAAGCATGATAAGATGAATGGAAAAACCTATAAATCAACCTAAAAAATTTGCAAGGAAACTGAAGAACCCCAAATCCCTATGATGAACAACATACCAACAATCTACCAACCTATGAGATGCATGGAAAGCCATAAAAAATACTCACAAAAAGGATTGAATGGGGAAATAATGGAGAGATAAACACGAATGAGATCTAAAAACGAACATGAAGGTAACAACCGTAAGCTAAATTTGACCTCAATAGAGACACTTTAGCTGAAATCCACAACAATTAATGACTTAGACGTTGAAATCACCATGAAAGTCGACTTCCCTCCCTCCACTCTGTCGTTCTCACTCACATCTGCCTCAACTTTGAGAGATTCAAGATGGATAGAGCAATGAGAGAGAAAAATTATTCAAAAATAAGGACACAAAAAATACAAAGAGCGTATCGCTCAAGGGGCAAACCGAATAACACCATGCTAACTTCGGCAGACAACAAAGATGGTTGACCCAAAAACGCGATGCTGAATCGAGCGGAGATAAGTTCGAATGAAGCCCAAAAGAATTCAACCAACTACAAAATAGTATATATGTAAAAAACACAATTTTCCATAAAAAAATTTTGAACATCAGtgcagacacaagcgctcatatacacgcgcatacactcacccctatgaacgcacacacgcacaccctacccctatgagcacctccgaaagactgagtcgccatatcatcttgagatttacgaagtcaccgtaggcgcctcgtcgtcgacggaaCGTCTTCTCCCGCTGAATGCACTttgccggaaatcctgaaataaatccaggaataaatgCGAGTACTAGAATTTGAACCCTAGTGGGCTGgggataccacagtccctctaaTCATCCAACCACAGATTGATTCGCCACAATTTTCCATAATAGATAACGATAATTCACATATTTCTTTNNNNNNNNNNNNNNNNNNNNNNNNNNNNNNNNNNNNNNNNNNNNNNNNNNNNNNNNNNNNNNNNNNNNNNNNNNNNNNNNNNNNNNNNNNNNNNNNNNNNNNNNNNNNNNNNNNNNNNNNNNNNNNNNNNNNNNNNNNNNNNNNNNNNNNNNNNNNNNNNNNNNNNNNNNNNNNNNNNNNNNNNNNNNNNNNNNNNNNNNNNNNNNNNNNNNNNNNNNNNNNNNNNNNNNNNNNNNNNNNNNNNNNNNNNNNNNNNNNNNNNNNNNNNNNNNNNNNNNNNNNNNNNNNNNNNNNNNNNNNNNNNNNNNNNNNNNNNNNNNNNNNNNNNNNNNNNNNNNNNNNNNNNNNNNNNNNNNNNNNNNNNNNNNNNNNNNNNNNNNNNNNNNNNNNNNNNNNNNNNNNNNNNNNNNNNNNNNNNNNNNNNNNNNNNNNNNNNNNNNNNNNNNNNNNNNNNNNNNNNNNNNNNNNNNNNNNNNNNNNNNNNNNNNNNNNNNNNNNNNNNNNNNNNNNNNNNNNNNNNNNNNNNNNNNNNNNNNNNNNNNNNNNNNNNNNNNNNNNNNNNNNNNNNNNNNNNNNNNNNNNNNNNNNNNNNNNNNNNNNNNNNNNNNNNNNNNNNNNNNNNNNNNNNNNNNNNNNNNNNNNNNNNNNNNNNNNNNNNNNNNNNNNNNNNNNNNNNNNNNNNNNNNNNNNNNNNNNNNNNNNNNNNNNNNNNNNNNNNNNNNNNNNNNNNNNNNNNNNNNNNNNNNNNNNNNNNNNNNNNNNNNNNNNNNNNNNNNNNNNNNNNNNNNNNNNNNNNNNNNNNNNNNNNNNNNNNNNNNNNNNNNNNNNNNNNNNNNNNNNNNNNNNNNNNNNNNNNNNNNNNNNNNNNNNNNNNNNNNNNNNNNNNNNNNNNNNNNNNNNNNNNNNNNNNNNNNNNNNNNNNNNNNNNNNNNNNNNNNNNNNNNNNNNNNNNNNNNNNNNNNNNNNNNNNNNNNNNNNNNNNNNNNNNNNNNNNNNNNNNtgtaaatgcaggcttctccataagtctgcataaacccaaacgctttgatcatctcatcaaagcgaatgttccaactccgagatgcttgcaccagcccataaatcgagcgttggagcttgcacaccttgtcagcattcttaggatcgacaaaaccttccggctgcatcatatacaattcttccttaaggaaaccattaaggaatgtcgttttgacgtccatttgccatatctcataatcatagaatgcggcaattgctaacatgattcggacggacttaagcttttctacgggtgagaaagtctcatcatagtcaaccccttgaacttgtcgataacccttagcgacaagccgagctttatagatggtcacattaccatccgcgtctgtcttcttcttaaagatccatttattttctatggctcgccgatcaacgggcaagtcagtcaaagtccatacttcgttttcatacatggatcctatctcggatttcatggcttccagccatttgtcggaatccgggcccgccatcgcttcttcatagttcgaaggttcaccgttgtctaacaacatgatttccaagacagggttgccgtaccaatctggtgcggaatgtgtccttgtggacctacgaagttcagtagcaacttgatctgaagtttcatgatcatcatcaacttcctctctagtcggtgcaggcacctcaggaacattttcttgagctgcgccacttaccggttcaagaggtaatacttcataaagttctaccttcctcccacttatttctttcgagagaaactctttctctagaaaggacccattcttggcaacaaagatcttgccttcggatctgaggtagaaggtatacccaacagttctttagggtatcctatgaagacgcatttttccgacttgggttcgagcttttcaggttgaagtttcttgacataagcatcgcatccccaaacttttagaaacgacagcttaggttaattcccaaaccataattcatacggtgtcgtctcaacggatttcgacggagccctatttaaagtgaatgcggtagtctctaaagcatagccccaaaatgacagcggtaaatcggtaagagacatcatagatcgcaccatatccaatagagtgcgattacgacgttcggacacaccattacgctgaggtgttccaggcgggtgagttgtgaaactattccacattttcttaagtgtgtgccaaattcgt contains:
- the LOC125537007 gene encoding uncharacterized protein LOC125537007, translated to MGASLEIRNAEAAKGEWPVDPGPTDEVVPSVGGVVALPEECANEVVHLFENGVQVQPRYEINALFHFTLAPFVAVHSLLLSSPSLPFASLLPPPRPPRRPPPHPARRPPTTSARRPPSLPVAAIFLPPPLTPVVHSHPTPHPRSSFDAPTLDLATEAGDGEEAVAVVCLDHVLKHAGGATEEAERIRRCHNADGAMEYWLEPDELAALRREVGADPYWVPPGWKRGDPVSADGYALKAKMQVEELSKELAGVKSAPFDLQSAAWPQRKRDIKQTMGRRGYALDLIVPAEPV